The Microcoleus sp. FACHB-831 genomic interval CAGTCACTATTTTCATTAAAATTAACATTCAACTTGTCTTAAATATAAGCCAAGTAAATGATGTTTTGTAAATTCTGCTTTAATAAAGGTCTAACTTATTAATACTACTTAATTTAGCAGAAAATACTTTTAAATGCTTCAGTCAAATTTATTATTTTTTTACTACAAATGGCGCTTTCTGTATAAAAGCATTCTAGCTCTGATTCTTGCTTTAATATCAGGGCATACCGCGAATCAGCGATCGCATTCAGCCGAACCGAGTAATTCTATGAGTTTTCGGTGAATATTTCCGCAAGGCGCTGCTGAAGCAGCTGGGGAAATTGTGCATAGTACTGTTGATTTAGAGGCGAAGGGTGGGGCAGTGGCAAAAGATTTATTACCCGTTGATGCAAGTTTCCTTGGTTATCTTTTGTTGGCAGCGTAACCTGAATACTGGAAGTATAGCGATCGCTTCTTTCAAAAAATTTTTTTAACTCCCCTTTAGCAGCATATGGGGCAAACCAATTAAATGCTTCATTCCCCAGAGTGATAATTTTATCGCCTTGCCAGTGTATTATCAGCAACCGCTCTAGGAAGGGACGAAATCGTTTTTTTACCGCCTCAGTGTATGCTTTGTTACCGGGTGGTTTGTAAGGTACTGTGTTGGTAAGTAGAACGTGTTCAAGAACAACTTGCAAATCGGTATTTTTAGTAGGTTCTTCGCCAGCGATCGCCCTATATAAACCCCGGCGCACGAGTATCCCCGCTGCACCGTAAAGTGGCTGACGTGCGTGTACTTCATCTTTTCCCAAAT includes:
- a CDS encoding uracil-DNA glycosylase family protein; protein product: MTDNNPKSLSGIELIAEIQQEAESAAFPVDEPVYLAAGLQPSQPILYAGNLESKLCFFARDLGKDEVHARQPLYGAAGILVRRGLYRAIAGEEPTKNTDLQVVLEHVLLTNTVPYKPPGNKAYTEAVKKRFRPFLERLLIIHWQGDKIITLGNEAFNWFAPYAAKGELKKFFERSDRYTSSIQVTLPTKDNQGNLHQRVINLLPLPHPSPLNQQYYAQFPQLLQQRLAEIFTENS